The DNA segment TCGTGCGGCCGCCGTACTCCCGCGCCACCTCGAAGTCGAGGCAGATGGCGGAAGCGTGGCCCACGTGGAGGAAGCCGTTGGGTTCGGGCGGAAAGCGCGTGAGCACGCGCCCCCCGTGCCGCCCGCTCAGGACATCTTCGGCGACGATCTGACGGATGAAATCCAGACGCTCTCGTTGTGGCATGGGCGGAAACTAAAAAAAAAGGCCGGGTCCCGGTACGGACCCGGCCCGACGGGCGGCGTCGCGAGCGATACGGCTCCGTTCAGGACCTCTTGTGGGCGGCAAAATCCCCCGTGGCGGGGGCAGCCGCGACGGGAGTCTCCGGACACGTGACGGTTGCCGGCGTGGTCTGGGTCCCGGCCGCCCGCGCGTCCTGCACGGACCCGCTGTGCGTGCCGAGAATCAGCCCCACCGCCATCACCAGCCAGGCCAGAGAGCCCGTGCTCGCCCACTTCGACAATCTGTCCATGTGACCCTTCCTTCCTCGGAACGGGCGGTTGCGATCTGTACTCTCGTCGTACGAAAAGGAAGCGAGGAAGTTTCCTCCGCGTCCTGAACCTTCGACTCCGGAATCGAAGAAAAGGTTGGCAGACCGCCCGGCGTCCGCGGATCTAGCGGACGGTCACCACGGCCTCGTGAGGCGGGCGAGATAGACCCCGTCCCCGCCCTCGAACGCCACCTCCAACCGCCAGCCGGCCCTCGCGGCGTGGCGCGCGAGCGTTTCGAGATCGATGTACAACTCGCGAAAGGGGCGGCCGACGCGGCCCGCGTGCGAAAGCTCGATCCAGGCCTGACCGGGATAATCGCCGGCGGGTGGCCAGCCCGCCGTCGGCGAGGATCCGCGAATGACGGCTTCCGCGCCGTCGACCAGGATCTGTCCGCCCGGCGAAAGGAACCGGGGGGCGTGCGCGAGGAAGCGATCGAGGCCCGCCAGCGTTCCCACCGGCCCCAGCCCGTTCATGAGCATGAGGACCGTGTCGAATCCCGGTTGCCACCAATGGCGGAAGTCGGCGTGCACGACCGACGCCGCCCCGCGCGCCCGCAGCAGGCGAGCGACGTCGGCGGAGCCTTCCACCGCGACGACGGGGGATCCCTGCGCCTCGAGCGCGAGCGTGTGCGGTCCCGCCCCGGCCCCGAGATCGAGCACCCGGCCGCGGCACAACTCGACGGCATGGCGCTCGAAGTCCATCCACTGATCCGGGGTCCGGAAGAAGAACCCGGCCGGCAGCGATGCATCTTCCCCGAGACTGCAGCGCAGCCGAAGTCCGGGATCGGATTCCCCCGCCGCGAACGCGGCCAGCGCGCTTGCGAACGGGGCGAGCGGCGGGGCTCGCCCGCAATAGCAGCCGGGCTCGAGCGCTACCAGTTCAGCGCCACCTCACGGCCTCGAACACGGTTCGGCAGGCGTTGCAGTAATACTGGGCCGTCGACGCCTGTCCCCCGAAGGTGGCGAACGGGTCGGAATCGTCCGAGTCGCAGAAGGGGCAGGGGATCGATGCGGGCATGCCGGAGGACTCGACGGGATCGTCGAGCGTCGGCCTCCCCGCCGGCATGTCGGGCTTCGCGTCGCGCGCCACGGTTCAGTCCAGGAGAAGCGCGCGGTTGCGGTCGCCTCGGACCCGCGCGAGAGAGTCCTCATCGGGCCCGCCGCCCGCCGCGCGTCGACGCTTGGCGCGGTAGCCCTCCCAGACCGGTTCGCGCGTGCTGGCCCAACCGTCCTCGGCCGCCCGGGCAAGGCCCGTCTCCGCGGCGAGCGGCCCCACCCGCTCGAGCCAGCGCGCCCGCGCCCCGCCCCCATCCCGCCCCACGATCCCGTGGACGGCGAGCGTCGAAACGAGCGGGTCGTCGTCGGGCCCGAACCAGCACAGACACGCGTTCCAGGCCGCTCCGAAGGCTTCGGCCAGCGCCGCCCGCCCGCCCCCGGCGCTCAGCAGGCGGGAGGTCCACCCCTGTCCGTGGTCGAAATGGAACCGCTCTTCCTCGAGCAGCTTGCGCACCTTGTAGTGGATCGGCTCGTACCGGCTCTCCACGAGCATCTCGAACTGGACCGAAAGCGCGGTGTCCCACAGGAAGTTGAGGGCGAGGAACTCCTCCCACGACGCGACGTCGCGGTCCAGCAGTTCCGAACTGTGGTACTCGTCGGGCCCGCGTTCGTGCTCGAGCGCGACGGGATCGTGGCCGAAGTCGCGCAGCATCGCATAGAGGATGCGGGCGTGCCCCCACTCATCCTGCGCCATCGCGGAGCAGGCGATGCCGGCCTCGACCGAGGGCGCCCCGAGAATCCAGTCCGAGTAGCGGATGCCGAGCAGCCGCTTGTTGTCGGCGAGGGCGAGAATGAGGTTGCCGAGGTGTCCCGGCACGCCCTCCGGCAGGTCCTCCGCCGAACGGAAGCCGCTCTCCGTCATCGCGAATCCGCCGCCGCGCGCCCGGCCGAGCCGCCGAGCGTGAACGGAGCCTGGGGCCGATTCACCGCCGCGAACGCATCGCGCGGCGCGACGGTCATCTCGAACCACTTGGCCTCGTCGTACGTCTGCCACGCGTAGACGCGCGCCAGTTGCTCGTTGGGGGCGGACACCGCGCCGACGTGCTCGAAGCGGTCCGCTCGCTTCTTGCGGGCGAACACCTCGTACACCCGTCCGTTCCCGCTCACGTGACGACTCCGACGGAGCGCAGGAGCTTCCGTCCGCGCGCGGAGATCGCGGCCGTGGTCCACGGAGGATCCCACCCGGTCACGATCTCGACCGTGCGGACTCCGTCCAGCTCCAGCAGGCGCTGCCGCACGTCCCATTCGATGAAGTCCATGCAGGGGCAGGCCGTGGCGGTGAAGGTGAGGTGGACGGTGACGGCCCCGGCCGCCTCGTCCCCCTCGATCCCGCGGACGAGTCCGAGGTCGACGATCGAAATCGGGAACTCGGGATCCGCGACTTCATAGAGCGCCCGCCGCGCCCTTTCCGCGAGGTCCGCGGCGGGTTCGGCGAAGGCGGGAGGGGGTGGCAGTTGCCGTCCGCCCCGCGTCTCCCGTAGAACGGCGCCGAAGTCCATGCCCGCCTCGACCCGCGGGAGGTACCGCGGGAGCGCCACGCCGCGAGCCGGGCTGTCGGCGCTCATGCCGCGAGCAGACGCTCGACCGCGAATCGGCTTCTCCGCAGCGAATCGACGTACTGCTCGTTCATCGGGCCCCGCGCCTTCCAGCGTTCGAACACCTGCTTCCAGGTGATCGTCTCATTGAAGAGCCAGCGTCGCGCCTCCGGGTCGTACTGGCAGGGAAGCTCGTAGGTCAGCTCCACTTCATCCGTGTCGGGGTCGTACTGCGCCGGAAGGTCGTACCCCAGCTCCTCGCATAGCGGCACAACGGCCTTGAGCCATGTTCGGCGGAGCTGGTCGTTCGTCATCCCCTTGAGGCGGAAGTCGAGCTGGGCGTTGTGATGCTTCCGGTCGTCCGGCATGCCGAACCACTCCACCCCCATCGGGAACATCCAGTCGAGCGTCCGTTGCACCGCTTCCTTCGCGGCGCCCCCCGCCTCGGCGAAGCGGCGGATCCAGACCTCCCCGTGCCGCAGGTGGAAGTTCTCCTCCATGCTCACCTTGACGAGGCCGCGCTTGAGCGGCCCGTAGCTCGTGTTGCGGTGTACGTCGCCCAGCAGCGTGATCCCGGCCCGGTCGTAGAGCGCGTTCGCCGAAACCAGCTCAGCCCAGTTCATCAGCGGCTGGTCGAAGCCGTAGGGGTGTTTGAAGTGGGCGGGTTCGCGCTCGTAGAGCAGCCAGTGGCGGTCGACGCCGAGATCCTCGAGCAGGCGGTAGGCGATGTTCGCGTGCCCCAGTTCGTCCTGAATGATCGCCGTGGCCGAGACCATCGTGTTCGTGGACGGCGCATCCCGGGCGGCCATGAAGTAGGCCGGCGCGCTGATCAG comes from the Candidatus Palauibacter soopunensis genome and includes:
- a CDS encoding methyltransferase domain-containing protein, with amino-acid sequence MDFERHAVELCRGRVLDLGAGAGPHTLALEAQGSPVVAVEGSADVARLLRARGAASVVHADFRHWWQPGFDTVLMLMNGLGPVGTLAGLDRFLAHAPRFLSPGGQILVDGAEAVIRGSSPTAGWPPAGDYPGQAWIELSHAGRVGRPFRELYIDLETLARHAARAGWRLEVAFEGGDGVYLARLTRPW
- a CDS encoding Phenylacetic acid catabolic protein, translating into MTESGFRSAEDLPEGVPGHLGNLILALADNKRLLGIRYSDWILGAPSVEAGIACSAMAQDEWGHARILYAMLRDFGHDPVALEHERGPDEYHSSELLDRDVASWEEFLALNFLWDTALSVQFEMLVESRYEPIHYKVRKLLEEERFHFDHGQGWTSRLLSAGGGRAALAEAFGAAWNACLCWFGPDDDPLVSTLAVHGIVGRDGGGARARWLERVGPLAAETGLARAAEDGWASTREPVWEGYRAKRRRAAGGGPDEDSLARVRGDRNRALLLD
- a CDS encoding metal-sulfur cluster assembly factor, translating into MSADSPARGVALPRYLPRVEAGMDFGAVLRETRGGRQLPPPPAFAEPAADLAERARRALYEVADPEFPISIVDLGLVRGIEGDEAAGAVTVHLTFTATACPCMDFIEWDVRQRLLELDGVRTVEIVTGWDPPWTTAAISARGRKLLRSVGVVT
- a CDS encoding Phenylacetic acid catabolic protein, which encodes MGRFTDEELQRKVQEGFIVESEEDMTETYKRALITQLTVQGDTELISAPAYFMAARDAPSTNTMVSATAIIQDELGHANIAYRLLEDLGVDRHWLLYEREPAHFKHPYGFDQPLMNWAELVSANALYDRAGITLLGDVHRNTSYGPLKRGLVKVSMEENFHLRHGEVWIRRFAEAGGAAKEAVQRTLDWMFPMGVEWFGMPDDRKHHNAQLDFRLKGMTNDQLRRTWLKAVVPLCEELGYDLPAQYDPDTDEVELTYELPCQYDPEARRWLFNETITWKQVFERWKARGPMNEQYVDSLRRSRFAVERLLAA